TCATATGTTTCCTAACATAGTTTGTTTGTGTTTGGTGAAATCTTGCACATAtttaaatcaatttttgcataCCATCGTCTACTCATATCATACCATCCAATGTGCTCTCAAATTCTCAAGCCATGCTCTAGTCGAGTAGCCCCAACCGAGCTGCTTTAGTGTAACCAAACTCTGTGTAGGTGGTTTTACTAGGTCAACTATTAGGTGAAAGGTGAACCTCAAGCTGAGTTATCAATTTATTGCTAGATTTGGTGGGCGTGGACAATTCCATCGTTTTAAGTTTGCTAATTGGGTAATGAGAAATAGGTGTTCCTGTGTGCTCAATCACAAATTTCTCATCCCTTGCTTTGCTGGGTTAACATGTATTCGTATGTTCATTTGTAGATTGAGACATTGAAGGAGAGAGGTGTTTCTTTAATGAACATAATTTGTACACCAAACTGATTATAGGTATGTAGATTAGGACATTACCTTTGCCTTGAAGTATTATCCGGTGCTTATATTTGTGTGGTGATCAGTTCTACTTCACCTACTCAATTTCCATGGCTTTGTAGTATTGATCTGTCTCGTGAGGATAAGGTAATTTTGGAAGCTTAACGAGGCCGGGCTGATGGATGCACTAATCACGAGTGGGTTGACATTTGGGAGCACGTTGGTTTTAGAATATGATAAGTTGAGGAGAGGAAGGAAAGCAGTAGGGAAAGCCTCGTGGAGAGATGAGGCACTGTATCATTTATGCCAGCCTACCAGGGTGAAATAATAAACTAAATGTGCCTTGCAAGGCAAACCAGATTGGGAGCTATGTCTTGGCGCAGACAAGCCACTTTGATGTCCCTGCTGAGAGTTCAATATTTGGAATGGTATGACTTATGGTTCTTCGTTTCCCCCTTGATCAGTACTTTGATGTCCCTGCTGAGAGTTCAATATTTGGAATGGTATGACTTATGGTTCTTCGTTTCGCCCCTTGATCAGTAGGATAACACTTTTAGTCCATGATTTTCCTCCTAAAACGTTGGTATTGAGTTACCTTTTAATGGTCATTGTCACGCATCGACATAGGGAGCGACGCTATTGGGATCCATTTTGGGTAAGGTTTTTGGACATGAATCTTCGCGGCATGGGGCTTACACCGTATGGCCCTCTGTCTCGGCTTTGTGCTCACCGTGGTAGCCTTTGGCACCATGTCTCAATCACTTAAGAAGTGATCTCGGGCATATGTTGGTTGGGAGAGAGACTGAGTGCTTGTGAACTCTCTCGTCCAAGTGCTTGGCAACATGCCTAAGGGCAAGGGGTGGGAGGTTCTTCGTTCTTTCTCTCATGCTTTAATGTTAGATAGGTCTGGGTGGTACccatttttggagtagatgttATTGAGTTAGGTATCTATGTTATTAGGACACCGAGACATGTTATCCAACTGTGTTGCAAGAACGCTGCTAGGATCATGACTATATTATTACCAAGACATGTTATCAAACCGTGTTGAAAAATGCTTGTGCCATTTGTTTGATGTATTATCACGTAAATTGGGATGTCAGCATTCTAAGTGTCACGTGTTTTGAACATGATCTTTGCCTGTGTGCTATTGCTTGCCCTTTTTTACTTGTATACACACCAATATCCGTTCGTGATGAGTAACGCCTAGCCCAGGTTAAAGATGTGCTCTATGCAGATAATGCTGGATCCGCAACGATTTTGGCAGTGATGATTTTGTAACATGTTTATTATAAATTTGTGAACAGGTTATTACGAATTTATAACAGGAGTAGACGCTGATCAGTTCACGACGCGCATCAGAGTTTGAACTCGTTTTGGCTTCCAGCCCAAACAATACGTAACCTAACAGGAGCCCAGTAAGAACAACTCCAATCTCAGCCAAGTCTTGGCAGCACAACGCCACGCCGGTGAGGTAGTGGAGGAGACCGGAGGggaggcgccgcggcggcgatggcgggcggCGACCGGGAGCGGGACGTCGAGGAGGAGACGCGGAACCAGATGATGCAGAACCTCTTCGGCGACCAgtcggaggacgaggaggaagcggacgacgacgacgacgtcgtcGTCGAGGTCGTCGGCGAGGACTACCGCCCCCAGCTCCAGCACCCGCCGCAGCAGCGACTCCATGAGCtggacgacgacgtcgacgacgaggaggaagacgacgcccgcagccacgcccacgcccacgcccgcTCCGGCGGCTACCACTCCGTAAGCCCGCCCAGCTCCCAATCTTGGAGTATCTCCCTTGCCCCCGTGATTCTGATTCGCCCGCAGTAGCTTTCTGCTTCCCGTCGGACCGGTTAGGTTTTGGGATTCGTCAGGTTGGGAGCCTCGCGGTTGGGGATGCAGTTGGTTTGGGGGGCGGATTTATTGGAATTTTGCAGGGAAAATTGGGGACGCACTTGATTTTTCACTTTTGGGTAGTGGATGCAGAGAAACATAGATGAATCCATGAATTTATTTGCTTCATTTTGACTTCAAGCCCAGTCCTGTCTACCATGAAATCCAACTTAAACATCATGGTAACACTACGGGAAGAAATGCAATATGAAAATTGCATAGCTCTAAACCTATATACATCTCTGGAATGAACAGCACTGAACCTATCTAGTGTGAATTTGGGCCACTGTGCTCTGCTAGTGCCACCAAAGAGTTCAAGATCAGCTCATGTAATTTTCCTTCTGTCATCCTTACATTCTAATACTGTGCACTCAAAGGAAAGCTGTCTGATTTAACACTTATATTGATGGATTTATGTAGGAAGAAGTGGATGGTGAGGCAGAGAATGGAGGGGAAGGTGAAGGCGAAAGTGAGGGGCAAATTGgaatggaagaggaaagtgaAGGTGAAGCTCATCGTGCAGATCTTGATCAAGCAGAAAGTGATGGGGACAAGGTCCAGAGCTCCCCCGAAAGAGAACTCAATGACCAAAGGATGGAACCTGATGCAAGAGGAATGGATAGTGAAGATGAAGGCTACCAGCAGAGGACAGTATCTAGAAGAAGGGGAGTTGTTGCCTCTGAATCTGAGGGATCTGAAGACAATTACTATGCTGATGGAGGtcaagaagatgaggaggctcacCAAACAAGGAAACCAAGGTTAAGGGAAAACCAGAATGCTGCATATCAAactataaaatagtaatatTGTTAAGCCTTACAGTTTTGAGTAGTCAACTCATTGGTTTATTAAATGTTTAGTTATTTTGGCAGTGACTTTATCTACACATTCTTCGCTTATTTTGACCCTTTATAATCATGCAGTAGCTTGTGGTAGTAACAATTTTATTGCGCAGCTCCCCAATGGAGGAAGAAAGAGATCAGGAAGTTGTTCGCGATGTGTTTGGTGATAGTGATGAAGATGAACCGGCTCCATATGGTGCACGCCATGAAATTGATGAAGACTCACATGTAAGATACTAAGATTCCGTTATCATGTCGGCCCCCTTTTCCCCCCAATTTTAAGTGAGAAGTAGGATTAATTGccttaaaaataaataaaaaacgtCTTGCAGAATCCACGCAAGTTACTGCTTAGAATGTAGAGAGTAAACTCGATAAATTGGCccttttattttcctttcacGCTTGCATACGTAAATCTGAGATTTTTAAGTCGTTCATGTGAACATTTTTTGCTGGCACTTGATTTATCCAAAGTCTGAACGGAAGCTATTTTTTAGCTTCATGTCTTGCATGTGTTCTACTCAAATCCATTGATCCGGTCAGCTTTGATAAATGTTCACTTCCATTGCCTGTTATTCTTTTTGAtagcttttttttcttcaaattcctGTTGTGCTCAATAAAattcttcttccttttcttttgtagaGATCGCCTATGGAGGATGAAGGACAGTATGAGAAGGACATGCAACCAGATGATGTAGTGGCTGACGAAGATATGCAATATGAATCTGATGAAAATCGTGAACTGAAACCAAAAGAGAAACCAGTTGGTCCACCGCTGGACTTGGTAGTTCCATTTAGGCAACCACCAGCTCGACCTGAAAAAGTGAGTTATTGCCATGTGAATACATTTAAGCCATACTCTTTATATTTGACCACATCGCTGCTGTCTTTTTCTGATGAGACAATTCCATGTTCTTCATTGTTTGATGTTTATCGATTGCCATTCtcaatttgaaaattttcatgTTTTTGTAGCATGCAGTTTAATAGCGTTTTTAATGAATTTATAAGGTCACTTGTGTATTTGCCTTCATTACACCAAAGAATTTAATGTTGTTTAATGCCATGTCATGTTTTTCTTGCTGTATATATCCATTATTACATCGGTTAATATTCCTTGATATCTACAATGTTACTGTCTGATGCTTGTTTCATTGATGATGTTCTCTATTTAGCATTTACACCTTGCTACCTGGCTAGTGTAACACAACCGAAGAAGTGTGGAGCTCGATCTTCTGTGAAACACTGTGCTTATGCTTGTCCAAGAAAGCATGTATCTGGTTGCTGTTCTTTTATGTTAAATATGATAATTTAGCAAACATGTTCCCTTTCAACCTTTTCATGCTTCGCTAGGAGTTTTATGATCCATGGTCAAAGGTTTGCACCTCTGCTGCTTTTCACATAGGCAATTATTGACTGTTCTCCTATTTTGTAGATGAATGTGATCAAGGTATCAAATATCATGGGGATCGACCCTAAACCCTTTGATCCAAAAACATATGTGGAAGAAGATGTTTTTGTCACAGATGAATCTGGGACTAAGAAAAGGATACGGCTAGAGGACAATATTGTGCGGTGGAGAACTGTTAGGAACGCCGATGGCACTACATCTGTAAGTGAAATGTTGTCCATGTATCAATGAGGCTAGGAACTCACTAGCTACTGATGATGCTTGACTGATTCTTCTCTGTGTTTGAGTGTTTgcaattttcttttgtttcttaaCTGCCGTTTCCTTTTCTCTGTGTTATGTTCAAAGAAAGCAACTCTAAGGCTAGGCTAGGCTTCCTGTTGCCATGCTTAACTTAAAGAGTTTGGCCATTTTCAGTTTTTATTTGGTAGTTACATATATGCTTGTGCGGGTTGTATTGATGATTATGTGTTTATGTGTAGATAAATTTCTCCGTTGATACTTTCTGAGGTTTCATTTCTTTTTACTGTGGTTACTGAAGCTTTTTTTAACTATTACAGTGTGAAAGCAATGCACGCTTTGTAAAATGGAAAGATGGAAGTATGCAGCTTCTGATTGGCAATGAAGTTCTTGATATATCTGTACATGATGCCCATCATGACCAGTCCCATCTGTTTTTGAGGAATGGGAAGGTAAATAAGTCTTCTTTACAGCTCTTTTTCAATCATCAATGATTAAGTTTCATTGACATTAGTAATTTTGAACATTATAATGCAGGGAATTCTACAATCACAAGGAAGGCTTTTGCACAAAATGAGATTTATGCCATCTTCCTTGTCTTCAAAGTCGCATCGCTTATTAACTGCTCTGGTTGATTCTCAGAATAAAAAAACTGTTAAGATGCAAAAATGGTTTGAGACTAAGGATCCTGAGAAAGTGAAACAGGAAAGGGAAAGGGTAACTAATTCACAATCACTTTATCCACTGGACATTATGTATGTGCATGACTTTTTTCCCTGCCCATTCGAACTAAGATCCTAGCTCAGGTGTGCATTGCTTGTGTTATGCTTTTCCTGCCCATCTGTTTCTCTTGTTGGCAGTACTAGGGCTTGACATAATTCCTTGCATCGCTAGCGTTTTCTTAAGATGATTGGGACTGTCCGGTCTGTCCCAATGTATAAACCTACTGATTTTTCAATTACAAAGTCTTTTCTGTAGTTTTCCATATATAGTTTTCTATGTCAGTTCAGGTCTCACCTGCTTAATGAGGGGCCTAAAAGTTCTATTAGTTTCACTGTTTTATTAGTGTTATGATAATTTAGTGTGACATGCTCAAATTAGTATCCCAAAAGTAAAAGTTGCATCATGCAAAAGTCATTGATTAAGGCACAAAAAAAATACTCCCCTCGTTCCAAATTACAGGCCGTTTTGGCTGTTCTAGATACATGGTTTTtcctatgtatctagacataacgTAAGTGCATAGCAAATgttatctagaaaagccaaaacgatctataatttggaTTGGAGGGAATAGGTTGTCAACTCAATTCAGTAACGACACTCAAGtcttgtttcttgctgttctggttttccctctttttttttcaaaactgatTTCATAAGCATTTGGGCGGATGTTGTCCTTTCTACTGATACAGTAATTGTGCAGAGTTTGGGCCAAAATATCCGGGCCCATTCAATTCTTCAACGCAAAAGAGAAAAGGTGAACCGCAAGTACACACAACCTACCCGGCCAAGGCGACAGCTTTCTCCAGGCTTCTTGGAAGATGCTTTAGATGAGGTTGATTCCTTGTTGTTTAGctgctttttttttgccaatTAGATAGTATTGTTATTAGCAGCTATTGCCATATGCACATCAACTCCTGTTGCAACTTGCAACAGTGCCACTCCTGTTAGGTTCATCTACCCAGTCATCACCAAAATGGAaacaatggaaaaagaaaaatgaagaaaaaagttTGGTTGAGTGAAAACAAGTTTATGATACAGTTTTGCCTAGTTGAGATTTTTTAGGCACAATTGAATTCAGGAAGCGTAGCAAGTGGAGAACTGTGCCTAATAactgcttttcctttttttttctttttacacTAACCAATCTTTTTATCTGAGCTACTGTGTGAATATGCCTATACCACACTTACATATGTTTCATTTACAACAAAATTAGTGTAAACTGGTTGAAGCTTATTCCAGCTATGCCTTTTTTTATATGATTCCAGCTATGTCTTTAATGATGAGATATTTCTCATTTGTGTATGATGTGTTACTCAACTCTTGGGAGTACCCCTTGTTGAATGGATACATGCAGAATTGGGCTACATGATAATCTTACCCTGTTATTGTTGCTTATGTTTCGTTAGGATTTAGtattttagatacatatttGAATAGCTGGTCTTTAGGGATAATAAAGAGCCGTGCTGTGCTTCAGTATTAGCCAGGACAGTGCCAAGTATTGATTGAAGTTGTTCATATTTGGCAGGATGAGGAGCCTGACTATGGTTCTCGGCGGATGCCAGCTCGTAGACGTTTTGAGGATGAGTTGGAAGCTGAAGCGCTAGCTGAGAGGCGTATCATTAATGCAAAGAAGGTGAGCAATTTAGCTCATTATTTCACAGTTCTCACTTCAACCAAACTTATAATATTTGTACTTATCTATATGCCCTGCACATTTTCAGTCAAATATGAGCAGAAATGTTCCCCGCAAACCATCATATGCTCCTGCTCGTCCACCGAGACGTCAAGCTGATGAATACTCAGAAAGTGAGAGGGAGGAATCAGAATATGAAACTGATGGCGAGGATATTGAGCACTCACCAACCCGTGGAAGGGAAGATGAGCTGGATGAGGAAGATGAATACGAGGAAGATGCTGAGGATGAAGCGCCTCTGTCAGATGAAGAAATGGAGGTTAGATATCTGGGCCTGGAAAAACAGTGTTGCTTTTCCCATAGATTAGGCACTCTGGATTTCATAGCATTAAATAGCAAGGTTCAGGTTTTTCTTAAGCTAACATTTCAAAGAATGGAATACTTTGCATGACACAATAATAAGAATTCCAGAAAGTTGGACTGCAGAACTAGAATTTATTTGAAATTCGTTTTAAAAGCCAGAATTGTGTGGGCAGACTTTTAGTCAGTAAACTTGGATTAATTGTTAGTAGATTGGTAAGGGCAGCTTCTCAGTTTTGCGGATCTTACGTAAGTTGAACTGTTAAACAAGAACAAAATGAAGTAGAGAGGAAACTTATTTTGCGGTATGTATTTGAAAGTGTGAAGATCATAGTCTATTTATTTTAGTATATTCCTGGGCAAGAAAGTGATAGCAAGATCATAGTCTATTTAGTTTTCCTGGGCAAGAAAATGATAGCAACGTCGCAGTCGAGTCCTGCTGACTATAGAACAGAAAGATTTATTCATCCAGAAAAGCGGGAATAATTGCCTCATTGCTGAAAGCAAGTGACTTGCTATCGTTTTAAATCTCTGTTGTGCAGTCACCTTTACCTTTTTGAATTTGGTGCACACTGAATTCTTAGGTTATGCAATTGCGCTCCTTGAGTGGGACACCAAAACTTGGAAACTGAAAAGAAAACGCCACTGCACATCtctatattattatttttttacaatCAAACTGGTACTGGCACTGCAGGCACCGAAACGGAAGAGAGAATCAGGAAGCAGCAGCCACAGGCGGGAGGAGCTGGTctccgaggacgacgacgacgactctcCCCCGAGGAAGCAGCCGGCCGTTCAGCATCGCAGGAAGGCCGTCGTTTTCGACGACAGCGACGAGGACTGATTGACGATGAACAGGAAAAAAAACCTTGTAAAACATTGATGTATTGACCAGGTGCTACGGTtttgtttcaattttttttctctcaagGAGAATTAATTGTTCCCTGGAAACAGGATGTCACGTTAATTGTTATTATTCAGCGTGCGGGTATTATTTAGTTTATAATGGTAAAGGAAAAGAAAGGCCCGTCCATATGCTACAGAGTTATAATTATGTGAAAATTCCACGTGCGTGCTTTTACGAAATTCCGGTGAAACTTTGCATGTCTCCTTGGTGGTGGTCGCCGCTGACCGGAATGGAGACGGTCGCCGAGGCGGCTTCGTCTTGGGAGACCCGCGACCGCGTCGTCGCCGACACTCCACGTCGGCGCCCACGCACCGGTCGTCTCCGGCTGTCACCAACACCATCCATCCCCTGCACCTGCATTGCAAACTTTTATGAACAAACCTTTATCAAGAGGCATCAATTTTTAACTATTATGAACAAACTTGATATGGATACAtttggggtgtgtttagatcattttgtgttttttgaagaaaatcttcaatatttgaagtattaaatgtagactaatcacaaaactaattacagatctcgtctgtaaactacgagacgaatctaacgagcctaatcgatccatcattagagcatgtttactgtagcatttatgtagcaatttagtgtctaatcacgtcataattaggctcattagattcgtctcgcgatttacagtctatttgtgtaatgcgatttattttttgactacatttagtacaccatacaaacgatttacaaaatttttgtattttacgttttgggatctaaacaaggccttgatTACAGATGTAGTATCAAATAATCCTAAGTCTATAATCACAACAATTATAGTAAAAAATAAATGAATAATCAAACAAGGTGCTTCTTTTCTTTGGTATAAGAAGGGGCAAGAACCGTCGGTAGCGTTGCCCATAGGAAGGGCATGTGACGTCGTCGTTGAGAGGTTTTTCTTTTGTCCCTAGCAAAAGTTGCTTAAATGAATCTTTAGGGAAATGAAGATAAAGGGACAAAAATGGTTAGGGAAATGAAGATAAAAGGACAAAAATGGTGAGTCGAGGGAAACTGGCGGCTGACATGTTATACGAAGAGAGACAAGGCACCGCCGCTTGGTGAGGCGGTGTGGTACACTACCCTATCGTGGCATTATGCATGGAAGCAATGTGTAACTCAAGCAACACATAAGTACATAACTAATTAAATCTTTGTGTCTGTTGTACGGCCCACCTACCAATGGACTTATGATGGTTAGTTACTTACCTTCGATAAAGACGAGAGGAATTTTGGTAGGAAGGAGTTACTAGTGTTTCAAGCCTAGCTTTAATTTGGGGCTAAAGTAGGAATGGACTTGAGTGTAAATTTAAAAAACAAAATGGTTGAAGGACTGGAGATAAAAAAATACACTCTATAGGCCATGGACTTGTACCCCTACTTTTATCTTGGCAATTCCTGTTTCATGCTATCCTTGTGATGTTGTAGCCTTAGCAAGTGCTTAAAATATCCTACAGACGAATATCTTAATTTGGTTACCACCTAGAATGCCATGGGAGAGTAaggattttttttagttttccaAGTATTATATACTTGTACCAATACAGTTTGAGTAACTGTTTAGGGGGATCCTACTTTGAAATAATGGAGAGATGAAATGTTGTCAAGCATCATAATTAGAGATAGGTGCCAAACGCAATACAAGCTTCTCTAAGGTGGGAAAAAATATCAGCAACAAATTTAGGCAATGGCACTACCATGTTTTTCCTATTTCTGGGAACTCTATTTTCCCTTCttagttttttttcctcttcctcttacAAACTCGCTAGGTCCTCCATCCTTCCTGATCCCAACCCTAGATTCCTAGAATGAGCTCGCTTGAGTACTCCACTCTACACCTCCTATACTCTCAAATCCTAGGACCCTACAAGCTGTAGCCATACCCAAAGCCTGTACCAAGGATAAAGTTGAGCTATTCAatgataaatttttatatatgaTTTTACAAACTTTACCCTAGTTTATATTCTTTTGTTCTAATTTTACTTTAGcatgtcccaaatgcactcaaaatGTTTTTAAGAAACAAAAGATCAAAACCAAATCTGACCTTTGTTAACTTCCTTCTCTATTGTCTAAGATCCTATC
This portion of the Panicum virgatum strain AP13 chromosome 2N, P.virgatum_v5, whole genome shotgun sequence genome encodes:
- the LOC120659217 gene encoding protein LEO1 homolog isoform X2, yielding MAGGDRERDVEEETRNQMMQNLFGDQSEDEEEADDDDDVVVEVVGEDYRPQLQHPPQQRLHELDDDVDDEEEDDARSHAHAHARSGGYHSEEVDGEAENGGEGEGESEGQIGMEEESEGEAHRADLDQAESDGDKVQSSPERELNDQRMEPDARGMDSEDEGYQQRTVSRRRGVVASESEGSEDNYYADGGQEDEEAHQTRKPSSPMEEERDQEVVRDVFGDSDEDEPAPYGARHEIDEDSHRSPMEDEGQYEKDMQPDDVVADEDMQYESDENRELKPKEKPVGPPLDLVVPFRQPPARPEKMNVIKVSNIMGIDPKPFDPKTYVEEDVFVTDESGTKKRIRLEDNIVRWRTVRNADGTTSCESNARFVKWKDGSMQLLIGNEVLDISVHDAHHDQSHLFLRNGKGILQSQGRLLHKMRFMPSSLSSKSHRLLTALVDSQNKKTVKMQKWFETKDPEKVKQERERSLGQNIRAHSILQRKREKVNRKYTQPTRPRRQLSPGFLEDALDEDEEPDYGSRRMPARRRFEDELEAEALAERRIINAKKSNMSRNVPRKPSYAPARPPRRQADEYSESEREESEYETDGEDIEHSPTRGREDELDEEDEYEEDAEDEAPLSDEEMEAPKRKRESGSSSHRREELVSEDDDDDSPPRKQPAVQHRRKAVVFDDSDED
- the LOC120659217 gene encoding protein LEO1 homolog isoform X1 codes for the protein MAGGDRERDVEEETRNQMMQNLFGDQSEDEEEADDDDDVVVEVVGEDYRPQLQHPPQQRLHELDDDVDDEEEDDARSHAHAHARSGGYHSEEVDGEAENGGEGEGESEGQIGMEEESEGEAHRADLDQAESDGDKVQSSPERELNDQRMEPDARGMDSEDEGYQQRTVSRRRGVVASESEGSEDNYYADGGQEDEEAHQTRKPRLRENQNAAYQTIKYSPMEEERDQEVVRDVFGDSDEDEPAPYGARHEIDEDSHRSPMEDEGQYEKDMQPDDVVADEDMQYESDENRELKPKEKPVGPPLDLVVPFRQPPARPEKMNVIKVSNIMGIDPKPFDPKTYVEEDVFVTDESGTKKRIRLEDNIVRWRTVRNADGTTSCESNARFVKWKDGSMQLLIGNEVLDISVHDAHHDQSHLFLRNGKGILQSQGRLLHKMRFMPSSLSSKSHRLLTALVDSQNKKTVKMQKWFETKDPEKVKQERERSLGQNIRAHSILQRKREKVNRKYTQPTRPRRQLSPGFLEDALDEDEEPDYGSRRMPARRRFEDELEAEALAERRIINAKKSNMSRNVPRKPSYAPARPPRRQADEYSESEREESEYETDGEDIEHSPTRGREDELDEEDEYEEDAEDEAPLSDEEMEAPKRKRESGSSSHRREELVSEDDDDDSPPRKQPAVQHRRKAVVFDDSDED